Proteins found in one Brachyspira murdochii DSM 12563 genomic segment:
- the tsaE gene encoding tRNA (adenosine(37)-N6)-threonylcarbamoyltransferase complex ATPase subunit type 1 TsaE has translation MKKEILKEEENIDINSIENIAEYLKSILKDGDIVIMEGNLGFGKTTFVRILSRLLESDNIVSSPSFTLINEYDIILKGKESTLRHVDLYRLDSREELDDIGFKDKIRENGITIIEWGNNFIDYFESPYYLFEIEMKEENSRLYRISLIS, from the coding sequence ATGAAAAAAGAAATTTTAAAAGAAGAAGAAAATATTGATATTAATAGTATAGAAAATATTGCTGAATATTTAAAAAGCATATTAAAAGATGGTGATATTGTGATAATGGAAGGCAATTTAGGATTTGGAAAAACTACATTTGTACGTATATTATCAAGACTTCTTGAAAGCGATAATATAGTAAGCAGTCCGTCTTTCACATTAATAAATGAATATGACATAATACTTAAAGGCAAAGAAAGTACATTAAGGCATGTTGATTTATATCGTCTTGACAGCAGAGAAGAGCTTGACGATATAGGATTTAAAGATAAAATTAGAGAAAACGGAATTACTATTATAGAATGGGGAAATAATTTTATAGACTATTTTGAATCTCCATACTATTTGTTTGAAATAGAAATGAAAGAAGAAAACAGCAGATTATATAGGATAAGTTTGATTTCATGA
- the mnmE gene encoding tRNA uridine-5-carboxymethylaminomethyl(34) synthesis GTPase MnmE: protein MSEYDIKDTIAALSTPYSKSALALIRMSGSKALEIASKICFYAGDENKNITKFEHRKSYYALVKDENNTPIDELIVLSTLAPNTFTSEDTIEFISHGSIVVIDSLLNLLIRNGARAANRGEFTYRAYINGRIGISEAEAIHDLIDSNNRLMAEASIYKMRGRLTREIDKLRDNIKNSLILVYGELDFPEDDTETFSYDKLIENFINIKKDIENILYNSNRVENLINGIKIAILGRVNAGKSSIFNMILDKNRAIVSNIAGTTRDFLSENIYIDNIPFYLMDTAGFHKEADNDIELEGIERAKKCAYEANIILAVFDSSRNADENDINLIEFLTTLKDKNIIYILNKSDEEKKFDYNIDSNNIITISTKTKEGKDKLIKELKNYVNDSDIDIFNKESYVNNRERGYLEKGLKQLDICIEKSKMSFSLDEVAEEMNILNNILGNVSGKIDAEEVINEIFANFCIGK, encoded by the coding sequence ATGAGTGAATACGATATAAAAGACACAATAGCAGCATTATCAACCCCCTATTCAAAAAGTGCATTAGCTTTAATAAGAATGTCTGGAAGCAAAGCATTGGAAATAGCATCAAAAATATGTTTTTATGCAGGAGATGAAAATAAAAATATAACAAAATTTGAACATAGAAAAAGCTATTATGCATTAGTAAAAGATGAAAATAATACTCCCATAGATGAGCTTATAGTGCTTTCAACACTTGCTCCAAATACATTTACTTCAGAAGACACTATAGAGTTTATTTCACATGGAAGTATAGTTGTAATAGACTCACTTTTAAATTTATTAATAAGAAACGGAGCAAGAGCTGCAAATAGAGGTGAGTTTACATACAGAGCATATATTAACGGACGTATTGGTATAAGCGAGGCTGAAGCTATACATGATTTAATAGATTCCAACAACAGACTTATGGCAGAGGCAAGCATATATAAAATGCGCGGAAGACTTACAAGAGAAATTGATAAACTCAGGGATAATATTAAAAACTCTCTAATTCTTGTTTACGGAGAATTAGATTTTCCGGAAGATGATACAGAAACATTTTCTTATGATAAATTAATAGAAAATTTTATAAATATAAAAAAGGATATAGAAAACATTTTATACAATTCAAACAGAGTAGAAAATCTTATTAACGGTATAAAGATAGCTATACTTGGAAGAGTTAATGCTGGAAAAAGCAGTATATTTAATATGATACTCGATAAAAACAGAGCAATAGTTTCTAATATAGCTGGAACTACTAGAGATTTTTTAAGCGAGAATATATATATTGATAATATACCATTTTATTTGATGGATACGGCGGGGTTCCATAAAGAGGCTGACAATGATATAGAGCTTGAAGGTATAGAAAGGGCAAAAAAATGTGCTTATGAAGCGAATATTATACTTGCTGTGTTTGATTCATCAAGAAATGCTGATGAAAATGATATCAATTTAATAGAGTTTTTAACAACTTTAAAAGATAAAAATATAATATACATTCTAAATAAAAGTGATGAAGAGAAAAAATTTGATTATAATATTGACTCAAATAATATTATAACTATAAGTACAAAAACAAAAGAAGGTAAAGATAAATTAATAAAAGAATTAAAAAATTATGTAAATGATTCAGACATTGATATATTTAATAAAGAAAGCTATGTCAATAACAGAGAAAGAGGATATTTAGAAAAAGGGCTTAAACAGCTCGATATATGCATAGAAAAATCTAAAATGTCGTTTTCATTAGATGAAGTAGCAGAAGAGATGAACATATTAAACAATATACTAGGAAATGTAAGCGGAAAAATAGATGCTGAAGAAGTAATTAATGAGATATTTGCCAACTTCTGTATAGGAAAATAA
- a CDS encoding outer membrane beta-barrel protein, whose protein sequence is MRKLFSTAAIFILINLSLFAESGFEGIFNIPLGLSAGIPMGTKDNTVKKIGLGFDIGITAQFGYIVDFKNGVGLSILGEAGYSYDTYAYTIPSSDKSIKNLSSISFHSLQVGLLPKINIKDFSIGIGGGLKIPIAGTIDNKTTTYGTNYTAEGYNVNILDIVNEYDKMNVIPYVKLTFDYSVFNDYNVAANFGLYFDYEFGTRKKIDEKTYTSVDSFGAGLQIGLRFSPFKKLPVSNDTNK, encoded by the coding sequence ATGAGAAAGTTATTTTCAACGGCTGCTATTTTTATATTAATAAATTTATCTCTTTTTGCTGAAAGCGGATTTGAAGGAATATTCAATATACCATTAGGACTTTCTGCAGGAATACCTATGGGTACTAAAGATAATACTGTAAAAAAAATAGGACTTGGTTTTGATATAGGAATTACTGCTCAATTCGGATATATAGTAGATTTTAAAAATGGTGTGGGGTTAAGCATATTGGGAGAAGCAGGATACAGTTATGATACTTATGCATATACTATACCTTCATCAGACAAAAGCATAAAAAATTTAAGTTCTATCTCTTTTCACAGTCTTCAGGTAGGACTTCTTCCCAAAATCAATATAAAAGATTTTTCTATAGGTATAGGCGGAGGATTAAAAATACCTATAGCAGGAACTATTGATAATAAAACTACAACATATGGAACTAATTATACAGCAGAAGGATACAATGTAAATATACTTGATATAGTTAACGAATACGACAAAATGAATGTAATACCTTATGTTAAATTAACATTTGATTATTCTGTATTCAATGACTATAATGTAGCAGCAAACTTCGGATTATATTTTGATTATGAGTTTGGCACCAGAAAAAAAATAGATGAAAAAACATATACTTCTGTAGACAGCTTCGGTGCAGGACTTCAAATTGGTTTAAGATTCAGCCCTTTTAAAAAATTGCCAGTCTCTAATGATACTAATAAATAA
- a CDS encoding cyclic nucleotide-binding domain-containing protein, whose protein sequence is MINYNNIVSFKKSSIIFIEDNYPKKSFYVIRSGKAVSYGKYFDSNMEYTNGDILGLVNSVLNEPYFFNVKADTDIEALEINVDDIINIYNKDLIKKMHNYLENSLEIWLSKYYINLSHNHSMTKYDINEGYVLNLAQVYNDNNFPTAAYEIYNQYLKFFPNSSSIKDIKDMIASMKEYNLPEPEAIEDNIFYYKKGYCLYTEFMASNYLYLINSGKVGVYNVINSKLVTRAIYSSNNLIDGYIPDITYQPLSTTTIVLEDSKIKLLKKEEFISIVANVNSLRPYYLQIICTKIRNSVLKVMALSSKDIFMKLLITIYYIVRTESLFLNKDVNTAKLLYKLQDIAAVIGYNNDINMIKNELKKIRFISIDDENYIHILDINNFIKEYEIYKKRLSLKKS, encoded by the coding sequence ATGATTAATTATAATAATATTGTATCATTTAAAAAATCTTCTATCATTTTTATAGAGGATAATTATCCTAAAAAATCTTTTTATGTAATTAGAAGCGGCAAAGCTGTCTCATACGGAAAATATTTTGACAGCAATATGGAATATACAAACGGCGATATATTAGGACTTGTAAATTCGGTATTAAATGAACCATACTTTTTTAATGTTAAAGCGGATACTGATATTGAGGCACTTGAAATAAATGTAGATGATATTATTAATATATATAATAAAGATTTAATAAAAAAAATGCATAATTATTTAGAAAATTCTCTAGAGATATGGCTAAGCAAATATTATATTAATCTTTCGCATAATCATTCTATGACTAAATATGATATCAATGAGGGATATGTTTTAAACTTGGCTCAAGTATATAATGATAATAACTTTCCGACAGCTGCTTATGAAATATATAATCAATATCTAAAATTTTTTCCAAACAGCAGCAGTATTAAAGATATTAAAGATATGATAGCTTCTATGAAAGAGTATAATTTGCCGGAACCAGAAGCAATTGAAGATAATATATTTTATTATAAGAAAGGATATTGTTTATATACGGAATTTATGGCTAGTAATTATCTTTATCTCATCAATTCTGGTAAAGTAGGCGTGTATAATGTTATAAATTCAAAATTGGTTACAAGAGCTATTTATTCCAGCAATAATCTTATAGACGGATATATACCGGATATTACCTATCAGCCTCTTTCAACTACAACAATAGTACTTGAAGATTCTAAAATTAAATTATTAAAAAAAGAAGAGTTCATATCAATAGTTGCTAATGTAAACTCTTTAAGACCATATTATCTTCAAATAATTTGTACAAAAATAAGAAATAGTGTACTTAAAGTTATGGCACTTAGCAGTAAAGATATATTTATGAAACTTCTCATTACTATATATTATATAGTTAGAACTGAGAGTTTATTCCTTAATAAAGATGTAAATACAGCAAAGCTTTTATATAAATTGCAGGATATTGCAGCTGTAATAGGCTATAATAATGACATTAATATGATAAAAAATGAATTGAAAAAAATACGCTTTATCAGTATAGATGATGAGAATTATATACATATACTTGATATAAATAACTTTATAAAAGAATATGAGATATACAAAAAAAGACTTTCTCTAAAAAAATCATAA
- the purB gene encoding adenylosuccinate lyase, whose translation MIKRYTRKEMGELWSLQNEFQVMLDVEIAACEAMAEIGEIPSEAVKNIKEKAAFTVERIAEIEKETNHDIISFVTAVQENVGEGGQYIHKGLTSSDVKDTALAVMMKRSAEIILDDLKRLSEVLLRRAKEHKYTPCIGRTHGIHAEPMTLGLKFILWYDENERNIKRVEEAKKQVSVGKISGAVGTYSNIDPRIEEIVCKKLGIEADKVSTQIIQRDRHAQYLTTLAIVASSLEKFATEIRNLQRTDIREAEEYFSEKQKGSSAMPHKRNPITCERISGLARIVRGNALASMEDITLWHERDISHSSVERVILPDSTIAVDYALNKFIDIVDKLLIYPDAMKANIEKTGGLIFSQRILISLVNKGIDRDNAYRWVQRNAMKRWLNNEDFRENVHKDEDIKKYLSDKEIDDCFDYAYYLRNIDVIMKRFGI comes from the coding sequence ATGATAAAAAGATATACTAGAAAAGAAATGGGCGAGCTTTGGAGCTTGCAAAATGAGTTTCAGGTTATGCTTGATGTTGAGATTGCTGCATGTGAGGCTATGGCTGAAATTGGAGAGATACCTTCAGAAGCAGTAAAAAATATTAAAGAAAAAGCAGCTTTTACAGTAGAGAGAATTGCCGAAATAGAAAAAGAAACCAATCATGACATAATATCATTCGTAACAGCTGTTCAGGAAAATGTAGGCGAGGGCGGACAGTATATACATAAAGGTTTAACTTCAAGCGATGTTAAAGATACTGCTTTGGCTGTGATGATGAAAAGATCTGCTGAAATAATACTTGATGATTTAAAAAGATTATCAGAGGTTTTATTAAGAAGGGCTAAAGAACATAAATATACTCCTTGTATAGGACGTACACATGGTATACATGCTGAACCTATGACATTGGGATTAAAATTTATATTGTGGTATGATGAAAATGAAAGGAATATTAAGAGAGTAGAAGAGGCTAAAAAACAGGTTTCTGTAGGTAAAATTTCAGGAGCAGTAGGTACTTACAGCAATATTGACCCTAGGATAGAAGAGATTGTTTGTAAAAAGTTAGGAATAGAAGCAGATAAAGTTTCTACTCAAATAATACAAAGAGACAGACATGCACAGTATCTTACTACATTGGCAATAGTAGCAAGTTCATTAGAGAAGTTTGCTACAGAAATTAGAAATTTGCAGAGAACAGATATAAGAGAAGCAGAGGAATATTTCAGCGAAAAACAAAAAGGTTCATCAGCTATGCCTCATAAAAGAAATCCTATCACTTGTGAGAGAATATCTGGATTAGCAAGAATTGTAAGAGGTAATGCACTAGCTTCTATGGAAGACATTACACTTTGGCATGAAAGAGATATAAGCCATTCATCAGTAGAGCGTGTTATACTTCCAGATTCTACGATTGCTGTTGATTATGCTCTTAATAAATTTATTGATATAGTAGATAAACTTTTAATATATCCAGATGCCATGAAAGCAAATATTGAAAAAACAGGCGGTTTAATATTCAGTCAAAGAATATTGATAAGTTTAGTTAATAAAGGAATTGATAGAGATAATGCCTACAGATGGGTTCAGAGAAATGCAATGAAAAGATGGCTCAATAACGAAGACTTCAGAGAGAATGTTCATAAAGATGAAGATATAAAAAAATATTTAAGCGATAAAGAAATAGATGACTGTTTCGATTATGCTTATTATTTGAGAAATATTGATGTTATAATGAAAAGATTTGGTATATAA
- a CDS encoding threonine aldolase family protein, producing the protein MKIYDLRSDTITKPSEAMRKAIYNAECGDDVYMEDPTVNKLQKMAAEITGKEKAIFVSSGTMGNLIPMMILGRKNKQVLLEEESHIVHYELGGASSLAGIMPLTVKADRGILTKDIVKNYIKEQPYYMSTVSIVEVENSHNRHGGSVYPIEILKELYDFTKSKNIHLHMDGARVFNASIASKKSVKEIASNTDSITFCLSKGLGAPMGAMICGNKDFIDEAFSIRKLIGGGMRQIGLMAAACIYALEHNIESLEEDHQKAKKIAKAIIESKIGDINLDNVETNIVIADTKEPSSNILSKLSEQGIKASSFGDYKIRFVTHRDISMEETEEVCSIIKKL; encoded by the coding sequence ATGAAAATCTATGACTTAAGAAGCGACACCATTACAAAACCAAGCGAAGCAATGCGTAAAGCAATATACAATGCAGAATGCGGCGATGATGTTTATATGGAAGACCCAACAGTAAATAAACTTCAAAAAATGGCTGCTGAAATTACTGGAAAAGAAAAAGCAATATTTGTTTCAAGCGGTACTATGGGTAATTTAATACCTATGATGATATTAGGAAGAAAAAATAAACAAGTTCTGCTAGAAGAAGAATCTCATATAGTACATTATGAACTTGGAGGAGCTTCATCTTTAGCAGGTATTATGCCTCTAACTGTAAAAGCTGATAGAGGAATACTAACAAAAGATATTGTAAAAAATTATATTAAAGAACAGCCTTATTATATGTCAACTGTAAGTATAGTTGAAGTAGAAAACAGCCATAACAGACATGGAGGAAGTGTTTATCCTATAGAAATATTAAAAGAGCTTTATGACTTTACTAAATCAAAAAATATCCATCTTCATATGGACGGTGCTAGAGTTTTTAATGCATCTATAGCAAGCAAAAAATCTGTAAAAGAAATAGCTTCAAATACTGATTCTATAACATTCTGCTTATCAAAAGGACTTGGTGCACCTATGGGAGCTATGATATGCGGAAATAAAGATTTTATTGATGAGGCATTCAGCATAAGAAAATTAATAGGCGGAGGAATGAGACAAATAGGACTTATGGCAGCAGCTTGCATATATGCTTTAGAACACAATATAGAAAGCCTAGAAGAAGATCATCAAAAAGCAAAAAAAATAGCAAAAGCAATAATTGAAAGTAAAATAGGTGATATTAATTTGGATAATGTTGAAACTAATATAGTAATAGCAGATACTAAAGAGCCTTCATCAAATATATTATCCAAATTATCAGAACAAGGAATAAAAGCAAGCTCTTTCGGAGACTATAAAATAAGATTTGTTACGCATAGAGATATAAGTATGGAAGAAACAGAAGAGGTTTGCTCTATAATAAAAAAATTATAA
- a CDS encoding class I SAM-dependent methyltransferase, with protein sequence MICEVCGSKNYSEIGTIKNIWQSDKKVYQCSNCGLYFIDLPTDEEIYILYKNEYHNNIKNKLFETAKSKMRYARSLSQFNFIKKYIDFHNKKVCEIGAFDGLLLNIFKKNGCDVYGYELNDNARLYAKNKYDIDLNTNFLESKEKYDIIMLSHVIEHFKNPFDVLIKIKNMLKDNGYLYIEVPNSPNKNQCSYDILMRYLSTEHIVNFNIENLKMFVKKADLNIIECQYSNYSVSRYNDKLRANILEGSIPSLINFFSFSLFAFKTFAAPNSTFINYYDNNNLWSYGENIRIIAQLKN encoded by the coding sequence ATGATATGTGAGGTTTGCGGAAGTAAGAATTATTCTGAAATAGGCACTATAAAAAATATATGGCAGAGTGATAAAAAGGTTTATCAATGTTCTAATTGCGGACTTTACTTTATAGATTTGCCTACTGATGAAGAAATATACATCTTATATAAAAATGAATATCATAATAATATAAAAAATAAGTTATTTGAGACAGCTAAAAGTAAGATGCGTTATGCGAGGAGTTTATCTCAGTTTAATTTTATAAAAAAGTATATTGACTTTCATAATAAAAAAGTATGTGAGATTGGTGCTTTTGACGGACTGCTTCTTAACATATTTAAAAAAAATGGCTGTGATGTTTATGGTTATGAGCTTAATGATAATGCAAGACTTTACGCTAAAAATAAATATGATATTGATTTGAATACTAATTTTTTAGAAAGCAAAGAGAAGTACGATATTATAATGCTTTCGCATGTTATAGAGCATTTTAAAAATCCCTTTGATGTACTTATTAAAATTAAGAATATGCTTAAAGATAATGGATATTTATATATAGAAGTGCCTAATTCTCCTAATAAAAATCAATGCAGTTATGATATTCTTATGAGATATTTATCTACAGAGCATATTGTTAATTTTAATATTGAAAATTTAAAAATGTTTGTAAAAAAAGCTGATTTAAATATTATAGAATGTCAGTATAGCAACTATTCAGTTTCAAGATACAATGATAAATTGAGGGCTAATATATTAGAAGGAAGTATTCCAAGTTTAATAAATTTCTTTTCATTTTCTTTATTTGCTTTCAAAACTTTTGCTGCTCCTAATAGTACATTCATTAATTATTATGATAATAACAATTTATGGTCTTATGGTGAAAATATAAGAATCATAGCACAATTAAAAAATTAG
- the nusA gene encoding transcription termination factor NusA, protein MFENVGTYLQQLSDEKDISVELLKEVIASTMELALKKKYGNDINFHIHFDNKNNPTVYKGANVVEEVRDKNKEISLEEAKKLDQDINLGDEVLILVDQVEAFGRIESMVAKTTFFQKISDLEKNIIYNEFKRRENQLVNGYFQREHKGTIYINLGKTEGELQKKDQSPREHYTVGDRIRAYIYKVQGGKDDRTGKEIPTKILLTRTKADFIKKLFELEIPEIADGTIEIKNVVRQPGLKIKVAVVSNKPEVDPIGACIGQKGIRIQSIIKEIEGEKIDVVKWSKDIREYIAEAITPAKPIRIIITDPEKKEAMIIIPDEQLSLALGKSGYNVKLASQLTGYYFDIKTETDIKENPELLKDIVPLNQIFSDTAEETENSSEAEAAEAAEVFESNLYSLQGIDESIIKTLIDNGINSIEELYNLSAEEIMEKTNLDKDTVDNLMLVMKDVVEIVESEDEYETTSEEVVEEIEVYECPNCGSSITEDMTKCPKCGIELSFE, encoded by the coding sequence ATGTTTGAAAACGTTGGAACTTATTTACAGCAGCTTTCTGATGAAAAGGATATTAGTGTAGAGCTTTTAAAAGAAGTTATAGCATCTACTATGGAATTAGCTCTAAAAAAGAAATATGGAAATGATATAAATTTTCATATTCATTTTGATAATAAAAATAATCCTACTGTATATAAGGGAGCTAACGTTGTAGAAGAAGTAAGAGATAAAAATAAAGAAATATCTTTAGAAGAGGCTAAAAAATTAGACCAAGATATTAATTTGGGTGATGAAGTATTAATACTTGTTGATCAGGTTGAGGCATTTGGAAGAATAGAGAGTATGGTTGCTAAAACTACATTTTTTCAGAAGATTTCAGACCTTGAAAAGAATATTATATATAATGAGTTTAAAAGAAGAGAAAATCAGCTTGTAAACGGATATTTCCAAAGAGAGCATAAAGGAACTATTTATATAAATCTAGGAAAAACAGAAGGGGAATTACAGAAAAAAGATCAGTCTCCTAGAGAACATTATACAGTAGGCGACAGAATAAGAGCTTATATATATAAAGTTCAGGGCGGTAAAGATGACAGAACAGGCAAAGAAATACCTACTAAAATACTTCTTACTAGAACAAAAGCAGATTTTATTAAAAAACTTTTTGAACTTGAAATACCAGAAATAGCAGACGGTACTATAGAAATAAAAAATGTAGTAAGACAGCCGGGCTTAAAAATTAAAGTTGCAGTTGTATCCAATAAACCAGAAGTAGACCCTATAGGAGCTTGTATAGGTCAGAAAGGTATACGTATACAGTCAATTATAAAAGAAATTGAAGGTGAAAAAATAGATGTTGTAAAGTGGTCTAAAGATATTAGAGAATATATAGCTGAGGCAATAACTCCAGCCAAACCTATACGTATTATCATCACAGATCCAGAGAAAAAAGAAGCTATGATAATCATACCAGATGAGCAGCTTTCTTTGGCACTTGGTAAAAGCGGTTATAATGTAAAACTAGCTTCTCAGCTTACTGGATATTATTTTGATATAAAAACAGAAACAGATATTAAAGAAAATCCAGAATTATTGAAAGATATTGTACCATTAAATCAAATATTCTCAGATACTGCTGAAGAGACAGAAAATTCTAGTGAAGCAGAAGCGGCAGAAGCGGCAGAAGTATTTGAAAGTAATCTTTATTCTCTACAGGGTATTGATGAGAGTATAATAAAAACTCTTATAGATAATGGTATTAACTCTATAGAAGAATTGTATAACTTATCAGCTGAAGAGATTATGGAGAAAACAAATCTCGATAAAGATACTGTTGATAATCTGATGCTTGTAATGAAAGATGTTGTAGAAATAGTTGAAAGCGAAGATGAATATGAAACTACTTCAGAAGAGGTTGTTGAAGAGATAGAAGTTTATGAGTGTCCTAATTGCGGTTCTAGCATTACAGAGGATATGACTAAATGTCCTAAATGTGGAATTGAGCTTTCTTTTGAATAA
- a CDS encoding ribosome assembly cofactor RimP, with translation MNNKNSKIKPQKQKEYGRVPKKKKLQKEKSNKTTPIIDEVLLFNGIKDILEKDGIYLLDLKVRAISDNKKVYAVIYKKKESVSHTHCIETTRKIQECIKQNGYDEGDYTITVSSAGFRWKFNDRYELFEGMPIKIKYRDGEQFITSYAELKEAEDDYIIINVLDEDNIINEKNIKILKNDIIKARLNC, from the coding sequence ATGAATAATAAAAATAGTAAAATAAAACCGCAAAAACAAAAAGAGTACGGCAGAGTACCTAAAAAAAAGAAATTACAGAAAGAGAAATCTAATAAGACTACGCCTATTATAGATGAAGTATTATTATTTAATGGTATAAAGGATATTTTGGAGAAAGACGGTATATATTTGCTTGATTTGAAAGTGAGAGCAATTTCAGATAACAAAAAAGTATATGCTGTTATTTATAAAAAGAAAGAAAGTGTATCTCATACTCATTGCATAGAAACTACAAGAAAGATTCAGGAATGTATAAAGCAAAACGGATATGATGAGGGTGATTATACTATAACAGTTTCATCTGCGGGATTTAGATGGAAATTTAATGACAGGTATGAACTTTTTGAAGGCATGCCTATAAAAATAAAGTACAGAGACGGTGAGCAGTTTATTACATCTTATGCGGAATTAAAAGAGGCTGAAGATGATTATATCATTATAAATGTTTTGGATGAGGATAATATTATTAATGAAAAAAATATCAAAATATTAAAAAATGATATTATAAAAGCAAGATTAAATTGTTAA
- a CDS encoding phospholipase D-like domain-containing protein → MVFYILTIIFFLYVVSIAIKMLLENRPPYSFIAWLTVLVFLPYIGVIFYIFLGMDWRKSKKKISAKLPEDMIKKYFSSLLKEQITILDNMQGNYGRNINLVKLAINSGYSPITVQNEVYVFDEGEKLFNAVIEDLKLAEKTIHMEYFIWRSDELGERIKNVLIKKAKEGVEIRLIFDGVGSLMRISKKYRKELKKNGIKFLYYHDPFSILWTRFVNYRNHRKIVVVDGVVSYMGGMNMGQEYIDGGKRFESWKDVHMRIVGDACNLIQNVFVCDWYNAGGRDLEAFNISEKKHKLSRKLKYIDKELDEERISIIRKDLFPISATDKFLPIQIISSGADSKWDSIQKVYSKMIEEAKESIYIESPYFVPDDSFLAALENAALSEVDVHLMITGKPDKLVAWWVAQTYFETLLKAGVNIYLYEKGFLHSKFCIMDGRIVSCGTCNMDIRSFYLHYEMNAVIYDTDIAKKFEDIFKKDMMNSHKVTIEEYSKQPMLVRLRNSACRIIAPVL, encoded by the coding sequence ATGGTATTTTATATATTAACTATTATATTTTTTTTGTATGTTGTATCAATAGCTATAAAAATGCTTCTTGAAAACAGACCGCCATACTCTTTTATAGCTTGGCTTACAGTATTAGTGTTTTTACCTTATATAGGAGTAATATTTTATATATTTTTAGGAATGGATTGGAGAAAATCAAAGAAAAAAATTTCAGCAAAACTTCCTGAAGATATGATAAAAAAATATTTTTCATCACTATTAAAAGAACAAATAACAATACTTGATAATATGCAGGGCAATTACGGCAGAAATATCAACTTAGTAAAACTTGCTATAAATAGCGGATATTCTCCTATTACAGTACAAAATGAAGTTTATGTATTTGATGAAGGAGAAAAACTTTTTAATGCGGTAATAGAAGATTTAAAACTTGCAGAAAAAACTATACATATGGAATATTTTATATGGAGAAGCGATGAACTTGGAGAAAGAATTAAAAATGTTCTTATCAAGAAAGCCAAAGAAGGAGTTGAAATAAGACTTATATTTGACGGAGTAGGCTCTTTAATGAGAATAAGCAAAAAATACAGAAAAGAATTAAAAAAGAACGGTATAAAATTTCTTTATTATCATGATCCCTTTTCTATATTATGGACTAGATTTGTAAATTACAGAAATCACAGAAAAATAGTTGTAGTTGATGGTGTTGTATCCTATATGGGCGGAATGAATATGGGACAGGAGTACATAGACGGAGGAAAACGTTTTGAATCTTGGAAAGATGTACATATGAGAATAGTAGGAGATGCCTGCAATCTTATACAGAATGTGTTTGTATGCGACTGGTATAATGCAGGAGGAAGAGATTTAGAAGCATTTAATATAAGTGAAAAAAAACATAAACTTTCAAGAAAATTGAAATATATTGATAAGGAACTAGATGAAGAAAGAATTTCAATAATAAGAAAAGATTTATTTCCAATATCAGCAACAGATAAATTTCTGCCTATTCAGATTATAAGTTCTGGTGCTGACTCTAAATGGGACAGCATACAAAAAGTATATTCTAAAATGATAGAAGAAGCAAAAGAAAGCATATATATAGAAAGTCCGTATTTTGTTCCAGATGACAGTTTTTTAGCTGCTTTAGAAAATGCTGCTTTATCTGAAGTGGATGTGCATTTAATGATAACTGGAAAACCTGACAAACTTGTAGCTTGGTGGGTAGCTCAGACTTATTTTGAAACGCTTCTCAAAGCTGGAGTTAATATATACTTGTACGAAAAAGGATTTTTACACAGCAAATTCTGTATAATGGATGGAAGAATAGTATCATGTGGAACATGCAATATGGATATACGAAGTTTTTATTTACATTATGAAATGAATGCGGTTATATATGATACTGATATAGCCAAAAAATTTGAAGATATATTTAAAAAAGATATGATGAACTCCCATAAGGTAACTATAGAAGAATACTCTAAACAGCCTATGCTTGTAAGATTAAGAAACTCAGCCTGCAGGATAATAGCACCAGTTCTTTAA